From Mauremys mutica isolate MM-2020 ecotype Southern chromosome 15, ASM2049712v1, whole genome shotgun sequence, one genomic window encodes:
- the LOC123350410 gene encoding uncharacterized protein LOC123350410 translates to MEPWLEVVVVAAGSPGLGSDREGCSPARKRPRRSPPRTETPMEWEPPQPAGRDPPSWGTPSWPCSISPGHWATDHWDPAHEWPKEPAGPRKLADESAPASGVPPRPAPHSSQSQPAARSDPGSSAPCPGTGDLARQRRKKPALSKSWKSMGNRGLAAIVPLVQGILSAFASGLRLAKLLELMRNQHGVDVETLCQAASAADVLGLLAQVPGLRVCTPERGPQCLIQLERVSADESAPAPGGPLSPAPCSSQSQPAPRSDLGSSASFCPERGDLACQRPKKPARSKRRKSMGDRGVAVTLAPFLRHVLHPFPLGLGLPKLLEAVRRDHDLDLVALSREAGYEDVLRLLGQVPGIWLHKSSRGSAYTVRLHAALADESALAPGGTPSPAPCNSQSQPAPHSDPGSSASCHPGRGDLVRQRPKKPARSKRRKSMGDRGVAATLAPFLWNILRPFPLGLGLPKLLEAVRRDQDLDLVALSQEAGYEDVLRLLGQVPGIWLHKSSRGSAYTVRLHAGGLVGEMFAPLPSTPSL, encoded by the exons ATGGAGCCCTGGcttgaggtggtggtggtggctgccGGTTCCCCGGGGCTGGGCTCGGACAGGGAGGGGTGCTCCCCGGCTAGGAAGAGACCTCGCCGCTCCCCACCTCGGACAGAGACCCCCATGGAGTGGGAGCCCCCGCAGCCAGCTG GTCGGGATCCCCCCTCATGGGGTACCCCCAGCTGGCCATGCTCCATTTCCCCTGGCCACTGGGCCACCGACCACTGGGACCCAGCTCACGAGTGGCCCAAGGAACCAGCTGGGCCAAGAA AGTTGGCAGATGAATCCGCACCAGCCTCAGGGGtcccccccaggccagccccacacagcagcCAGTCACAGCCAGCCGCACGCTCGGATCCTGggtcctctgccccctgccctggaacAGGCGACCTGGCCCGCCAGCGGCGGAAGAAGCCTGCTCTGTCGAAGAGCTGGAAATCCATGGGAAACAGAG GCCTTGCAGCCATCGTCCCCCTGGTGCAGGGCATCCTGTCGGCCTTCGCTTCGGGCCTGAGGCTGGCAAAGCTGCTGGAGCTCATGAGGAACCAGCATGGGGTCGACGTGGAGACGCTGTGCCAGGCTGCGAGCGCCGCGGACGTCCTGGGGCTGCTGGCCCAGGTGCCTGGGCTGCGGGTGTGCACCCCTGAGAGAGGCCCCCAGTGCCTTATCCAGCTTGAGAGAG TGTCGGCAGATGAATCCGCACCAGCACCAGGGGGCCCCCTCAGTCCAGCCCCATGCAGCAGCCAGTCACAGCCAGCCCCGCGCTCGGATCTCGGGTCCTCTGCCTCCTTCTGCCCCGAAAGGGGGGACCTGGCGTGCCAGCGGCCGAAGAAGCCCGCTCGGTCGAAGAGACGGAAATCCATGGGAGACAGAG GTGTGGCTGTCACCCTCGCCCCCTTTCTGCGGCATGTCCTGCACCCTTTCCCCCTGGGCCTGGGGCTGCCCAAGCTGCTGGAGGCCGTGCGGCGGGACCACGACCTGGACCTGGTGGCGCTGAGCCGGGAAGCAGGGTACGAAGACGTGCTGCGGCTGCTGGGGCAGGTGCCCGGGATCTGGCTACACAAGTCGTCGAGAGGCAGCGCATACACCGTGCGCCTCCAcgcag CGTTGGCAGATGAATCCGCACTAGCCCCCGGGGGCACCCCCAGTCCAGCCCCATGCAACAGCCAGTcacagccagccccgcactcgGATCCTGGGtcctctgcctcctgccaccCCGGAAGGGGGGATCTGGTGCGCCAGCGGCCGAAGAAGCCTGCTCGGTCGAAGAGACGGAAATCCATGGGAGACAGAG GTGTGGCTGCCACCCTCGCCCCCTTTCTGTGGAATATCCTGCGCCCCTTCCCCCTGGGCCTGGGGCTGCCCAAGCTGCTGGAGGCCGTGCGGCGGGACCAGGACCTGGACCTGGTGGCGCTGAGCCAGGAAGCAGGGTACGAAGACGTGCTGAGGCTGCTGGGGCAGGTGCCCGGGATCTGGCTACACAAGTCGTCGAGAGGCAGCGCGTACACCGTGCGCCTCCACGCAGGTGGGCTGGTGGGGGAGATGTTTGCTCCTCTCCCTTCTACACCGAGTCTGTGA
- the LOC123350375 gene encoding proline-rich protein 36-like has translation MAAVAGGGLDPGSPLTLQGAVLGLLLSHPGGVPLRDFGRLFHQHHGRRLDLPRHSYRSLRHLLGDMKELVVLEEEGKEPWVRCRRPVCNLLPEAMPPKRRRHHPQVHKEAPPERQLAEAPKSAPRPWNSCHHLAAPPGHPPARSAPGHQASAWLPRAASLSRFPSSRLPVAAPRQLPLLTFANQPLGLATSWGAALNSPAPAPSRLPRPTRPASPRLDPPVAEQAELEQNVARVLRGHPGGISLFRFRQAYGAAYGHPFPLDSAASVKEQLAAMPGAVRVQGWGVQTMLFPVCPQELPSEETGLSPSLPEAVVALASPDVALAAPAVVCPSPSICASSPEAPLAPAGPEQPPVLCSPPLGHRMAPGSPAELPMPPAASAAPWPPETGWEHESLGPITEQTDVREGIATATPAAGTVPSELGAELSLPLALASSVSLSPAGSPCGPTPPLSLDHVVATDAVLYGLNSAPSSASCPSPKPSFSPVLPGPISGVHPLMAVLSPEPAWSPIQDIPGTADSPRERPPFRPLPLGEPSLASPYKHREDGGAPWAAIKPEPRLPQISLPRPPPMGSKRKPPKRKSDSCVLL, from the exons ATGGCAG CtgttgctgggggggggctggatccCGGCTCGCCGCTGACCCTCCAGGGGGCCGTGCTGGGGCTGCTGTTGAGCCACCCGGGGGGCGTCCCCCTGCGGGATTTTGGGAGGCTCTTCCACCAGCACCATGGCCGGCGCCTGGATCTGCCCCGGCACAGCTACCGCTCGCTGCGCCACCTGCTGGGTGACATGAAGGAGCTGGTGGTCCTGGAGGAGGAGGGCAAGGAACCGTGGGTCCGGTGCCGGCGCCCAGTCTGCAACCTGCTGCCGGAGGCCATGCCCCCCAAGAGACGCCGCCATCATCCCCAGGTCCACAAGGAGGCGCCACCCGAACGGCAGCTGGCAGAGGCTCCTAAATCAG ctcccaggCCTTGGAACTCCTGCCACCACCTGGCTGCGCCCCCGGGCCACCCGCCGGCCAGATCTGCCCCTGGGCACCAAGCCAGCGCCTGGCTGCCCCGAGCTGCCTCGCTGAGCCGCTTCCCCAGCTCCCGCCTTCCCGTGGCCGCCCCCCGGCAGCTGCCCCTGCTGACCTTTGCCAaccagcccctgggcctggccacGTCCTGGGGGGCTGCCCTGAATAGCCCCGCGCCGGCCCCCAGccggctgccccgccccacccgcCCGGCCAGCCCCCGGCTGGACCCCCCCGTGGCCGAGCAGGCCGAGCTGGAGCAGAATGTGGCGCGGGTCCTGCGGGGCCACCCCGGGGGCATCTCCCTCTTCCGCTTCCGCCAGGCCTACGGCGCCGCCTAcggccaccccttccccctggaCAGCGCGGCCTCGGTGAAGGAGCAGCTGGCGGCCATGCCGGGGGCggtcagggtgcagggctggggggtgcagacgATGCTCTTCCCGGTctgcccccaggagctccccAGCGAGGAGACTG GTCTCTCCCCGTCTCTGCCGGAGGCCGTCGTCGCTCTTGCCAGCCCCGATGTGGCACTGGCCGCCCCAGCTGTGGTCTGTCCGTCTCCTTCCATCTGTGCCAGCTCCCCAGAGGCCCCCCTGGCTCCTGCAGGCCCAGAGCAGCCCCCTGTCCTTTGCAGCCCTCCCCTAGGGCACAGGATGGCACCGGGGTCCCCAGCTGAGCTCCCCATGCCCCCCGCTGCCTCGGCAGCCCCCTGGCCACCAGAGACGGGATGGGAGCATGAATCCCTGGGGCCCATCACTGAGCAGACGGACGTCAGGGAGGGCATCGCAACAGCTACACCAGCTGCTGGCACTGTGCCATCTGAACTGGGGGCCGAGCTCTCCCTGCCATTGGCTCTGGCATCGTCTGTATCCCTGTCCCCTGCAGGTTCCCCCTGCGGTCCCACCCCACCGCTGAGCCTGGACCATGTGGTTGCCACGGATGCCGTCCTCTAcggccttaactctgcccccagctctgcaagCTGTCCCAGCCCAAAGCCATCCTTTTCCCCAGTTTTGCCAGGACCCATATCTGGTGTCCATCCTCTGATGGCCGTGctctcccctgagccagcctggtccCCCATCCAAGATATCCCTGGCACCGCAGATTCCCCCAGGGAGAGACCACCCTTCAGGCCCCTGCCTCTGGGTGAGCCCAGCTTGGCATCCCCCTACAAACATCGGGAGGACGGGGGGGCACCATGGGCGGCCATCAAGCCAGAGCCCCGTCTGCCCCAAatctccctgccccgccccccacctaTGGGGAGTAAGAGGAAGCCACCCAAGCGGAAATCTGACAGCTGTGTCCTTCTGTGA